The Streptomyces sp. NBC_01298 genome contains the following window.
GGCTTCCGCGCGCGGGGCCCAGCGCAGGGCCAGCGCGATGACGGCGAGGGTGAGCAGAGTCGCCCAGAGCAGCTGCCAGAAGCCCTGGCGCGCGTACGCGGCGTAGGTGAGGCCGGTGGCCTCCAGGACCTTGCGGTAGCCGCCGAAGAGGACGGCGAGCTGGACGGCGTTGAACGCGGCGAAGAGCAGGTTCAGCACGACGAGCGGAAGGGCCCATTCGACCCGGGAGCGCGCCTTCCCCGGACGGACCTCGATCCGGTCCCAGCGGGAAGGGGCGGCGCCCGCGCGGGCGACGGCGATCGCGACGAGCAGACCCAGCGCGAAGAGCAGGAAGCGGACCGGGCCGCCGATGCCGCTGATGTCGGGGGTGAGCCCGCTCAGCAGGTCCGCGAACGCGGCGTCGGCGGAGGCGAACAGGGTACCGAAGAGGACCAGCAGGACCACCGCCACCACGACTGCCTTCATCACCGGCAGCAACCGCTCCCGGCGCCCCTCGCCGCGCGAGCGCAGGCCCTGCCAGACCCAGCGCACGCCGAGGACGGCCGAGTCCAGGAGGCCGACCGGGCCGAGCAGGATGCCGGGCCAGGTCCGGCTGCCGTGCAGGGCCAGGGCGCCGGTCAGAAGGGCCGCGAACAGGGCGGCCGCGGCAGGCCAGGCGGAGGCACGCAGGGCGGGCACGGCGAGCAGCGCGAGACAGCCGAGCGCCCAGAGGGCGGTCCACGGACGCAGCCCGCGGCCGGCCGCACGGGCCGCCGCGTGGGCGGCGACGAGCGCGGGCACCACCGCGAGGAGCAGACCCGGGCCGAGCCCCTCGCCGAGGAGCAGGGAGACGGCGATGCCGGAGGCGAGCACGGCGCCCAGCACGACGGCCGGCACCGGTCCGACGGCGGCCGGGCGCGCGGCCTCGGCCCAGGCGAGCGGGGCCATCGACCAGGCACCGGAGGCGGCGCGCTCCTTGCGCGTCTGGTGCCTCTGCCAGCCCTTGGGATCCCACCCCGGCGGCGCGGGTGGAGTGGCGTTCCCCGTCCCGGTGTTTCCTGTCCCGGTGTTTCCTGTCCCGGTGTTCCCCGTCCCGGCGTTCCCCGTCCCGGTGTTTCCCGCACCGCCGGTGTTCCCTGCTGACATCGGGTTCCCCTCCCCTGTCGGCCTCCCCCTGCCGTGGGGCGGGGAAGGCGAAGCCGACAGGGTAGGCCGGTCCTATGCAGTTTTGAACAGGCTCAAAAGATGCCTGTGGCAGGACCGTGACAAACGGAGGGTCACCCCTCGCACCGCCACCCCGCTACCCCGCCGCCTCCGGCAGCCAGGCCGGCAGCGCCTCGGTCCGGGCCAGCCAGGCCGACGGCAGCACCGCGTCCCCGCGTGCGCCCAGCACTCCGCCGACGATCGCGCAGGTCGTGTCCACGTCTCCGCCCACCTGGGCGGTGGTCCAGAAGGCCCGCTCGTAGTCCTCCAGACCCCGCGCCGCCGACCACAGGGCGAACGGCACGGTGTCGTGGGCGCTGGTGCGCCGTCCGCAGCCCAGTACGGCGGCCACCGTGGTCGCGTCGCCGTAGTCGAGCATGTCGCGCGCCCGCCGCACACCGGCGCCCACCGCGCTCCGCGGGACGAGCGCGATCACCCCGTCCAGCAGGTCCGCGGCCTTCGGCGGCCCGGCCGGATCGGCCGCCAGCGCGGCCGCGGCGGCCACGGCCATCGCGCCGCACACCGCCTCGCGGTGCTGGTGGGTGGTGTAGGCGGAGATCTCCGCCTGGTGGGTGGCCTGCTCCGGGTCGTCGGCGTACCAGGCGCCCAGCGGGGCGACCCGCATGGCCGCGCCGTTGCCCCAGGAGCCCTGGCCGTTGAACAGCTCCGCGGCGAGCGTGCGCCAGTCGGCGCCCTCGCGGACCAGGCGCAGCATCCGGTTCACGGCGGGCCCGTAGCCGCGGTCGAAGTCGTGGTGGTGGGCGAAGGAGGCGGCCAGCGCGTCCTGGTCCACCCGGCCGTGCCCGGCGAGCACGGCCACCACCGAGCAGGCCATCTCGGTGTCGTCGGTCCACTGCCACGGATCGCTGCCCTCGGGCAGCTCGCGCCGCTTGAGCAGCGGGTAGTTCACGGGGACGAAGTACTGGGAACCCAGTGCGTCGCCCAGGGCCAGCCCGCGGAGGCTGGCCATGGCGCGTGCGTAGCGCCCTTCGGGAGAGGAGTCAGCGGTCATCGCGCGCCACTCTAGCCGTCCAGGTCGTAAGGCTCGGGTGTGGTCCACCGCTCAAACGGGCGGTCCATCCGGTACCGGCCGTCGGAGCCCAGCATCAGCACCCGGTACTCCCCGTTGCACGGGTTGGACAGGGCCTCGAACTCGGCCACGGACCAGTGGAACCAGCGCATGCAGAACAGCCGCATCGTCAGGCCGTGGGTCACGAGGAGCACGTTCTCCGGGTGGTCCGGGGCCTCGAAGCTGCGGTAGAGGCTCTCCAGGAAGGCCCCGACCCGGTCGTACACGTCCGCGCCCGACTCCCCCTGTGCGAAGCGGTAGAAGAAGTGCCCGTAGGCGTCCCGGTACGCCTTCTGCAGCCGTACCTCCTCCCGCTCCTGCCAGTTCCCCCAGTCCTGCTCGCGCAGCCTCGGCTCCTCGCGCATCCGTACGCGCGTGGGGTCCAGGCGCAGCTCGCGGAAGGTCTGCAGGGTCCGGCGGTAGGGGGAGACGTACGCGCTGACGTGCTCGTCCCCGAAGAGTTCGCGCAGGCGTACGCCGGCCTCCGCCGCCTGCTCGCGGCCGGTGGGGGTCAGCCGGAGGGCGTGGTCGGGCTCCCGCTCGTACACCGTGTCATCGGCATTGCCCTCCGATTCCCCGTGCCGGACAAGGACGATGCGCCGTGGTCGAACCATCCCACGACCCTATTCGGCCACCGCCGGGCACACCGACCGGGGCTCGCCGGTCGGACCCGGCGGCCATACAGTCAGGTCGTCAGCCAGGTCCTCGGGCAGGTCGCCACCCAGGCCGTCAGCCAGGCCGCGTCACACCGTCCAGGACGGTTCGAGGTCGACGACGTCCCCGGTGAGGGCCTCGACGTCGGCCTGGATCTGGGCCCGCAGCGACAGCCGCTCCACGCGCTCCTGCCGGTACTTGCCGTGTTCGGCCGCCGCGTGCCACATCGACAGCACCAGGAACTCGCGGCCCGGAGCCTCGCCGAAGAGGCCCCGGACCATGCCGGGCGATCCCGCCATGGCCGGGTTCCAGACCTTCTCCTGCATGAGCGCGAAATGGTCCACGCGACCCTCCCGCACCCGGGTGTGGGCGACCCGGACGACGTCGGCGTCGGTGAAGCGCGGCTCGAAGCCGGTCTTCACGTCGAAGCGGTGGTCGAAGAGCGTGACCCGCGCGTCGGTGTAGGTGCCGTTCTGCGAAGCGGCCAGCCGGTCGTGGGAGCGGGCCATGAAGGAGTCGTAGAAGGAACGGCTCTCCCAGAAGGTGAAGACGTGCGCCACCCCCTGCCGGCCCCGGCTCCAGCCGCCGCCCTGCCCCCGGAATCCCGGTTCGCCGGGGAGCCCGGCCCATTTGCGCTGCCCGCGCTCGAACCCGCGTCGGTCCGTCACCGTGCAGCGAATCCACTTGACCAGCACTGCGCCATCGTACGGGCCCGGCGGGGCCCGGGTCAGTCCTCGGCGCGGTATAGCCGAAGGAGTTCGGCCTCGTCCCGCTCGGACAGCCGAATCCCGAACTCCCGCCCGAGCAGGGCGAGCAGTTCCCCGGCAGGCACCTCCCGCCGCTCGATCCGCCCGTCGGGCAGCAGCCGGGACAGCTCCCGCCCCACGAGGGCCAGGCGCTCGGAGTCGGCCTGCTTCTGGACGACGACCCGGCCGACGAAGGAGGAGCGGGGGTGCGAGGAGCTGTAGTGGTTCAGCACCACGTAGTCGACGGGGTGGTAGGGCTGCGGGGAGAAGGCGTACAGGTCCCGCCAGACGCCCTCGCGCGGTACGCACAGCACGAGGACCCCGCCCGCCTCCTCCCGGACGCGGAACACCCACTCCCCCTGCCGCACTTCGGCGCCGGGGCGCGCCAGCGGCACGGGTTCGCGCGGCCCCTGCCACCCGAACCCGGCGTCGCAGAGCCAGGGCTCCCCCTCGACGGTGACGACGAGGACGGCGTGCGTCACCGCGGTCAGGGCGTCCCCCCGGGTGCGGTTGCGGGCGCCGCGTCCCGAGACCTCGAAGCCGATCCGCTCCAGGGCGGCGGCCAGCAGGGTGTTCTGCTCGTAGCAGTACCCGCCGCGGCGCTCGTGCACGAGCTTGTCCTCGACCGTCTTGACGTCCAGCCCGACGGGGCGGCCGAACAGTACGTCCAGGCTCTCGAAGGTGATCGCACCGGCGTGGGCCCGGTGTACTGCCTTCAACGTCGCGAGGTCCGCCCGGAGTTCCCCGCCCGCCCAGCCGATCCTCGCCAAGTAGGCGTCCAGGTCCAGCTCGTCACCGCTCCACATGGCTTCCCCGTTCTGCGCATCACGGATTCGCGGGGCGTTCCCCGTCCCCGCCTCACACCATCATCCCGGCACGGAAAACGGGGACCGGCACCCGCCCGGTCCCCGCTCCTTCGACTACCCGGTCAGATCGGCGGTCAGGCGCGGCAGCGCAGCATCTCCAGCGGGGGGTTGGCGTGGAGGTCCGCCCAGTGGTCCGCGCCGAACTCGCGCAGACCGGCCTCCGACACCTCCAGCGGGACCCAGGTCAGCTCGCTGAACCCGGCCGCCTCCAGGGACTTCTCGTAGACCTCGCGACGCGGGCGGTTGGCGACGAAGGAAACCGGCGGTTCGAGCAGCGCCGTAGTCCTGACCTTCGGTCCGGTCTCGCCCTCTTCGCCGGTGAGCACGCTGCGGAAGCCGTACTTCTCCGGCGTCGGCCCGTCGAAGCGGTAGTCGGGCGACTGGTTGAGCAGGAACAGCTCCGCGCCGGGCTTCAGGCTCCGGTGGATGTTGCGGCACATCAGCTCGGTGGTGGCGGTGTCCGGCGCGTAGTTGAGCAGCTGGACCGCCAGACCGATGTCGAAGCGCTGCTCGAAGGCCCGCAGTTCGGACGCGTCGCCCACCTCGTAGCGCACACCCAGCGGATTGTGCTCCTCCAGCTTCTGCGCGACGGCGACCATCTCGCCGGAGATGTCGATGCCGAGCACGTCCGCGGCGCCGCGCCGCTTGAACTCGCGGCTGTAGAAGCCGGTGCCGGAAGCCAGGTCGAGGACCGACTTGCCGCTCACGTCCCCGACCAGCGCCAGGAAACCGGGCACCACCACGTACTGCTCCAGGGGCAGGGCCTTGAATCCCTCGTAGGCCTCGCCTATCTCGTCATACTGCTGTGCACTCATCGTGTTCTCCCCCGTGGTTCGTCGTATTCACGGCCTCGGCCCCCATCACCGGGGTCCGCCTCGGCCTCGACGGGCAGTCTTCCCCCACCCCGGCGGACCGCCGTACTGGCAAAACCCACAAAGATCATTGCCGCGCACAGGGCACAAACACGACGAAGGGGACCGGCCTCAGTCCGGCCCCCTTCGTGAAGCTGCTGGTCAGCTGCCTGCGCGGGGCTACACACCGGATGGTGCGTCCGGCGCGACCCCGCCCGATGTACTGGCGGAGACCACCTCTTCCTGGCGTGCGCTATTCCTCGGCATCCGGCTCGCGATCGGGGAACGCACGCAGCCTCAACTGTGGCGCCCTGTGGTCGGCGAGCCACCGCATCCGATGGTCATCCGCCGCGAAGCCGGCGCGAGCGGTGTGGGTCCACTCCTCCCGGTCGAGGACCTTGAGGTACGTCGACCGGAGCTCTTCCTGCTGCGCCGCGGTGCACCCGGCAGCCTTGGGAGGCTTCGTGGTCAGGTGCTGAGTGAGCAGCGCGATCGTGAAGTAGCGCTCGATGGTCGGGCTGAGCGCACCCACATGTCGAGCATGAGCTTCCAGGACCATTCCCGAATGGGGGTAGTGAGCGAGGGTGAGCCCCATCCCCCCGCAGTCGCTCATCAGATGGAGCAGGCGACCGACATGGTCGACCATCTCGCTGTCGGAATCGAGGTCCGCGAGCGCCTCATGGAGCTTGGCGACTGTGGCGACCTTGCCGGCGAAGTATCCGTTGAGGAAGTCACCGTCACAGGCCCGGCGAAGCAGCCAGGAGCGGGCAGTCGGATCGTCGAGTCCGCAGAGTGCTTCAACGACATAGACGCGTCCCCAGCCTGTGACTCGCTCGGCGAGCCAGAGCAGGGCTTCGACTCCTCCTGTCTGCCGTTCGAAGGCGTGTGCCGCCAGCGGCCCGAAGCGGTCGGAGAGCAGCCCGATCGTCTGGATCAGCGGGATGTCGTCAGCCGTTCCCACAACGGCGAGCAGGGCAAGCCCTACGGTGACTGAGCAGCGATCGGTGCCATGGCGGACGAGCCAGCGGCCCGTTTGACGAGCGCGTACTGTGTCCGCCCGCTCAGCCGCGGCGGCGATGTGCTCGTTGTGGTGAAACGGGATGTAGACGTCGCGGAAGACGTCGGCCAGTTCGCTGGGGAGGGCCGAGGCCCTCGCGAAATGCACGTCCAGAATGAGCGCGACGTCCTTGCCGGCCGAGTGCCGGTCTTTGGGCGCCTTCGAGCCTCGGCGACGGTGCGACGCGTCGTCGGGAAAGGGGTACCCATCGCGCGGAAGCGGCTCATCCGGAACCAGTCGGTGCAGCCGCAGCGCGTGGTCGAACAGGGTTGTCGGTGATCCGGGCAGTCCCATCCCGGTCGTCTCGCTCATCGGCGGACGGAGGACTCGATTCTCTTGATCATGGCCAAGAGGATGTCACGACAACGGTTGCCGCAACAAGCCGTCGACGCAGCGGCTCGTCGCATCGGGCACAACAGCGAGCAGGCACAAAATCACGTCCTGTGCCGTTGCGGCCAGGAGTAGCCGAGCCGGCGGGCGAACTCCGGCGATCCGCCGCAGACATCGGCTGCCACGCGCGGGTCCCCCGCCGTGAGTTCCTCCACCAGCCGACGGGTCTGGGTCGCTGGGTCTGCGCCGGAGATGTTCAGAGTCATCTGGAACTGGAGCCAGGGACGGTCTTCCGTGATGGCGGATCGGCCCGGGTGAAAAAGGAAGAGATGGAACTGGTCCGGCGGCTCCCAGAGCCGGGCGGACACACTGCCAAGCTCACAGTCCCAGCGTTCCAGCCAGGCAGTCTGCTGCCGGAGTTCGTCTTCGAGTAGCCGGGCGACAGTCCTTGCCGGCCATTCCCAGGAGCGATCCAACGTCGCACGCTCGAGCTCTGCCCGGTATTGCCGAGCGTCGAACCGGAACTCTGGCAGGCCAACCTCATCGTCATCGGGGTTACGCCACGCGTCCCACACCACTTGGTCGCCATCACGACGGATCGTGACATAAAGAGCTCCGCAACACCCTTCAGTGCAGGTCGCCTCCGCCAAGCGGACCTCACGCGGGTCCACGCTGGTTTCCTGCGCAACATCGTTGAATTGCCTACGCGGCCCAGGTCACGGGCACGACGAAGGGGACCGACCAAAGGTCGGTCCCCTTCGTGAGCTGCTGGTCAGCTACGTGCGCGGGCTACGTCGGATGTCGCGTCCCACGCAATTCCGCCCGGTTTCAGCTGCAGCCGCTGGTGGAGCCGCAGCCCTCGCAGATGTAGCAGGAGCCGGCGCGCTGCATCTTCGTACCGCAGGAGAAGCAGAGCGGGGCGTCGGCGGAGACGCCGAGCTGCATCTCGACCAGTTCGGCGTTGGAGTGCGCCGTCTTGGGGGCCGGGACCGGGGCGAGCACGACCGGCTTGACGACCGGGACGGTCTGGACCGCGGCGACCGGGGCCGCCTGGGTCAGGGACTCCGTGTCGAGCTCCTCGTCGAGGGGCTCGTAGGAACCGGTGTCCAGGTGGCGCTGACGCTCCTCGGCGGAGTGGATGCCGAGGGCCGAGCGGGTCTCGAAGGGCAGGAAGTCGAGCGCCACGCGACGGAAGATGTAGTCGACGATCGACTGCGCCATCCGCACGTCCGGGTCGTCCGTCATGCCGGCCGGCTCGAAGCGCATGTTCGTGAACTTCGCGACGTACGTCTCCAGCGGGACGCCGTACTGCAGACCGACCGAGACGGCGATCGAGAAGGCGTCCATCATGCCCGCGAGGGTCGAACCCTGCTTGGACATCTTCAGGAAGACCTCGCCGAGACCGTCGTCCGGGTAGGAGTTCGCGGTCATGTAGCCCTCGGCGCCACCGACCGTGAAGGAGGTGGTGATCCCCGGGCGGCCCTTCGGGAGGCGCTTGCGGACCGGGCG
Protein-coding sequences here:
- a CDS encoding DUF4153 domain-containing protein: MSAGNTGGAGNTGTGNAGTGNTGTGNTGTGNTGTGNATPPAPPGWDPKGWQRHQTRKERAASGAWSMAPLAWAEAARPAAVGPVPAVVLGAVLASGIAVSLLLGEGLGPGLLLAVVPALVAAHAAARAAGRGLRPWTALWALGCLALLAVPALRASAWPAAAALFAALLTGALALHGSRTWPGILLGPVGLLDSAVLGVRWVWQGLRSRGEGRRERLLPVMKAVVVAVVLLVLFGTLFASADAAFADLLSGLTPDISGIGGPVRFLLFALGLLVAIAVARAGAAPSRWDRIEVRPGKARSRVEWALPLVVLNLLFAAFNAVQLAVLFGGYRKVLEATGLTYAAYARQGFWQLLWATLLTLAVIALALRWAPRAEAGDRRLVRVVLGTLCALTLVVVASALRRMDLYVDAYGLTRLRLSVAGMELWLGLVIVLIMAGGLFGARWLPRAVAGSAVAAVLAFGLMSPDGVIAEGNVTRYERSGKIDLAYFQSLSADAVPALDRLPEPQRSCALRGIARELEADGRAPWYATSLGERRAREILGEHGANASYEQCRSLGTFGSRIEY
- a CDS encoding ADP-ribosylglycohydrolase family protein, which translates into the protein MTADSSPEGRYARAMASLRGLALGDALGSQYFVPVNYPLLKRRELPEGSDPWQWTDDTEMACSVVAVLAGHGRVDQDALAASFAHHHDFDRGYGPAVNRMLRLVREGADWRTLAAELFNGQGSWGNGAAMRVAPLGAWYADDPEQATHQAEISAYTTHQHREAVCGAMAVAAAAALAADPAGPPKAADLLDGVIALVPRSAVGAGVRRARDMLDYGDATTVAAVLGCGRRTSAHDTVPFALWSAARGLEDYERAFWTTAQVGGDVDTTCAIVGGVLGARGDAVLPSAWLARTEALPAWLPEAAG
- a CDS encoding histidine phosphatase family protein, which gives rise to MVRPRRIVLVRHGESEGNADDTVYEREPDHALRLTPTGREQAAEAGVRLRELFGDEHVSAYVSPYRRTLQTFRELRLDPTRVRMREEPRLREQDWGNWQEREEVRLQKAYRDAYGHFFYRFAQGESGADVYDRVGAFLESLYRSFEAPDHPENVLLVTHGLTMRLFCMRWFHWSVAEFEALSNPCNGEYRVLMLGSDGRYRMDRPFERWTTPEPYDLDG
- a CDS encoding YdbC family protein, giving the protein MLVKWIRCTVTDRRGFERGQRKWAGLPGEPGFRGQGGGWSRGRQGVAHVFTFWESRSFYDSFMARSHDRLAASQNGTYTDARVTLFDHRFDVKTGFEPRFTDADVVRVAHTRVREGRVDHFALMQEKVWNPAMAGSPGMVRGLFGEAPGREFLVLSMWHAAAEHGKYRQERVERLSLRAQIQADVEALTGDVVDLEPSWTV
- a CDS encoding arylamine N-acetyltransferase family protein — translated: MWSGDELDLDAYLARIGWAGGELRADLATLKAVHRAHAGAITFESLDVLFGRPVGLDVKTVEDKLVHERRGGYCYEQNTLLAAALERIGFEVSGRGARNRTRGDALTAVTHAVLVVTVEGEPWLCDAGFGWQGPREPVPLARPGAEVRQGEWVFRVREEAGGVLVLCVPREGVWRDLYAFSPQPYHPVDYVVLNHYSSSHPRSSFVGRVVVQKQADSERLALVGRELSRLLPDGRIERREVPAGELLALLGREFGIRLSERDEAELLRLYRAED
- a CDS encoding class I SAM-dependent methyltransferase; this encodes MSAQQYDEIGEAYEGFKALPLEQYVVVPGFLALVGDVSGKSVLDLASGTGFYSREFKRRGAADVLGIDISGEMVAVAQKLEEHNPLGVRYEVGDASELRAFEQRFDIGLAVQLLNYAPDTATTELMCRNIHRSLKPGAELFLLNQSPDYRFDGPTPEKYGFRSVLTGEEGETGPKVRTTALLEPPVSFVANRPRREVYEKSLEAAGFSELTWVPLEVSEAGLREFGADHWADLHANPPLEMLRCRA